The following coding sequences lie in one Synechococcus sp. MW101C3 genomic window:
- a CDS encoding DUF2442 domain-containing protein → MANPGEQVTDVALTEDRLIVDLADGRSISVPLAWFPRLLHATSQERDNWEIAGAGYGIHWPDVDEDLSVEGLLRGAPAPQAKALVS, encoded by the coding sequence ATGGCTAACCCTGGTGAGCAGGTCACTGACGTTGCGTTGACAGAAGACAGGCTGATCGTCGACCTGGCTGACGGTCGTTCTATCTCGGTACCGCTGGCTTGGTTCCCAAGGCTTCTACATGCAACCTCCCAGGAGCGTGACAACTGGGAGATTGCAGGGGCTGGCTACGGAATCCACTGGCCAGATGTCGATGAGGATTTAAGTGTGGAAGGCCTGCTTCGAGGTGCGCCAGCGCCCCAGGCAAAGGCTCTGGTCAGCTAA
- a CDS encoding NYN domain-containing protein — translation MANLLYVDNSNVWIEGMHVSAVEKGLAPDVWAAAQNKICDYDWQLDFGKLFGFAGGDASEVKKAMLFGSRPPKNDSLWVAAERKGFEVVVYDRNKAGKEKKIDTDIVACMMEDSYEILVIGEDEITLVSGDADYVPAIEKLKRRGIAVNVVFWDHAARELKEVASKFVSLNEYLWLVTR, via the coding sequence ATGGCAAACTTGCTCTACGTCGATAACTCCAACGTATGGATCGAAGGCATGCATGTCTCCGCCGTTGAGAAAGGGCTTGCGCCTGATGTTTGGGCAGCAGCTCAAAACAAGATCTGCGACTACGATTGGCAACTTGATTTCGGAAAGCTTTTTGGATTTGCTGGCGGCGACGCGTCTGAGGTTAAAAAAGCCATGCTATTTGGCTCACGCCCTCCAAAGAATGACTCACTTTGGGTAGCGGCTGAGCGAAAGGGTTTTGAAGTTGTCGTCTATGACAGAAACAAGGCTGGCAAAGAAAAGAAGATCGATACAGATATCGTTGCATGCATGATGGAGGACTCATACGAGATCCTGGTGATTGGCGAGGATGAGATTACCCTGGTCTCCGGAGATGCCGATTACGTTCCAGCCATAGAAAAACTTAAGCGCAGAGGAATTGCGGTTAATGTCGTCTTTTGGGATCATGCCGCTCGCGAACTTAAAGAAGTTGCTAGCAAGTTTGTCAGCCTCAATGAATACCTCTGGCTAGTTACAAGGTGA
- a CDS encoding DUF4160 domain-containing protein has protein sequence MPTILRSGPYRVYFYSHEPNEPPHVHVDRDKASCKVWLVPVALSSSLGFSARELREIERLVSLNRAILLKAWEEFHG, from the coding sequence ATGCCGACAATCCTCAGAAGCGGTCCATATAGGGTCTACTTCTACAGTCACGAGCCAAACGAGCCTCCCCATGTTCATGTCGACAGAGATAAGGCGTCTTGCAAGGTCTGGCTTGTTCCTGTTGCACTGTCCTCGAGCCTTGGTTTCAGCGCCAGAGAGCTGCGTGAAATTGAACGGCTGGTCAGCTTGAACAGAGCTATCCTGCTGAAAGCATGGGAGGAGTTTCATGGCTAA
- a CDS encoding DUF262 domain-containing protein, with protein MDDSETIQPDGVTTDEVIDSSDEGDLTLEGTKPTIKLDKNDRSLSEFHRWYTKDRIIVDPEWQRKYVWDRKRASRLVESFLIDLPVPVIYLAVNDDGKYEVIDGLQRLTSIFDYFENGYALTGLEIRKELVGKQFSELDTELQSKLEDATLRTFELSQTAPKDLMFIIFERLNTGGMALNDMEIRNCLYRGGLNDLIKELCQLEEFKNSAGQSGLDKRMADRTLILRYLAFYQMTYTKAKKGLKAFFNEFFTTYRNPTAEKTKEFRGAFKHAMRACQTVFGNKAFRLRRVYEKGGGEWASRINASIFQVISVSFNDYDIGIITRSADSIYEAYIDLIEADERWVASVTAATGDYSRIEYAFETWQARLKDAVSGERANDAVRLFSRRLKEEMFEADNSCSICGQKIVMLNDAALDHNLQYWKGGETVPVNARLAHRTCNWKRGKGV; from the coding sequence ATGGACGACTCAGAAACAATCCAGCCAGATGGAGTCACCACGGATGAGGTCATTGACTCTTCTGACGAAGGAGATCTCACGCTAGAGGGGACAAAGCCAACCATCAAGCTTGACAAGAATGATCGGAGCCTATCCGAGTTCCATCGTTGGTATACCAAAGACAGGATCATCGTAGACCCTGAGTGGCAACGGAAATATGTATGGGATCGCAAGAGAGCCTCAAGGCTTGTCGAATCATTTTTAATTGATCTGCCTGTACCAGTCATTTATTTGGCTGTCAACGACGACGGCAAGTACGAAGTCATTGACGGACTCCAGCGCCTTACTTCCATATTTGACTACTTCGAGAATGGATATGCATTAACTGGCTTGGAGATCAGGAAGGAACTTGTAGGGAAGCAATTTTCAGAGCTTGATACCGAGCTTCAGTCAAAACTTGAGGATGCGACCCTCAGAACTTTTGAGCTTAGCCAGACAGCTCCAAAAGATTTGATGTTTATCATCTTTGAGCGCCTCAACACGGGAGGCATGGCGCTTAACGATATGGAGATTCGTAATTGTCTCTATCGAGGTGGGCTTAATGACTTGATTAAGGAGCTTTGCCAGCTCGAAGAGTTTAAGAACTCAGCGGGGCAGAGCGGCCTTGACAAGAGGATGGCAGACCGCACTCTAATCCTTCGCTATTTAGCGTTCTATCAGATGACCTACACAAAGGCGAAGAAGGGCTTAAAAGCATTTTTCAACGAGTTTTTTACTACCTATCGAAATCCCACCGCAGAAAAGACGAAGGAGTTTAGAGGGGCGTTTAAACATGCGATGCGTGCTTGCCAAACGGTGTTTGGGAATAAGGCCTTTCGCCTTCGGCGCGTCTACGAAAAAGGCGGCGGAGAATGGGCTTCTCGCATTAACGCCTCTATCTTCCAAGTTATATCAGTGTCGTTTAACGACTACGATATTGGCATAATCACTAGATCGGCGGACAGCATTTATGAGGCCTACATCGACTTGATCGAAGCCGATGAAAGATGGGTCGCGTCGGTCACGGCGGCCACAGGTGACTATTCTCGTATAGAGTATGCGTTTGAAACTTGGCAAGCCCGACTCAAAGATGCGGTGTCTGGCGAAAGGGCAAATGATGCAGTTCGTCTCTTTAGCCGAAGGTTGAAAGAAGAGATGTTTGAAGCCGATAATTCGTGTTCGATATGCGGCCAAAAGATTGTTATGCTAAATGATGCCGCGCTTGACCACAATCTTCAATACTGGAAGGGCGGTGAGACGGTTCCTGTGAATGCTCGCTTGGCTCACCGTACGTGTAACTGGAAGCGTGGCAAAGGGGTCTAA